The Deltaproteobacteria bacterium genome includes the window AACCAAGCCCATGAGCGCCGAGAAAAATAACGGCTCGTTGGCCATGGTCAACACGTAACGCCGAATCGGATGGTTCATCCCAGTGAGGCAGGCAGCACCGATGGGCAGCAGCAAATAGATCCGGCGAAAATTGGCGATCTGCCTCTCCGGCTTCCACGAAACCAGCACGATGCCGGCCACCACCAAGAGTGTGCCGAGCACGATGAGCGGCGTGGTCACCTCGCCCAGCACCGCCACCGCGATGGTCGCGCTAATCAGCGGACTGACCGATTGCAGCGCGCTGCTGCGCGACGCGCCGATCTTCTCGACGCCGGTGTAGGCAAACAGGCGCACACCGAGCTGAAAAATACCGACCAGGGTAAAAAGTAAAATACCCGCAAGCGGCACGGCATGCGCACCGCCGGTGATAAACACGGCTGCCCAAAGCAGGACATTTTGTATAACGATGGAAAACAGCGTCGCCGTGGCCGGCGTCGAATGGCGCATGCCGGCGCGCGCCGAAACCAGCGCCGAGGCGTAAAACACAGAGGTGATAAGCGCAAGAACCTGCGCCGCCGCTTCGGAGGTCATGGGTGAATCCTCCGAAAACGGGATCGGGCTTCCCCCTTTGAAAAAGGGGGAGTGAGGGGGATTTTTGTCCTGCGCACGTGAGAAAATCCCCCCTGGCCCCCCTTTTCCAAAGGGGGGAAATCCATCTTTGCTTCAGTCTTGTAAAAACTCAGCTTTTCGCCAGCGCAGCTTTAAACTTATCGCGATACTCGCGGTCGTACAGCCGGCGAAAATCTTCCGGATAGAGCTCGCCGGCTTCCACCTTGAGCGTGACGAACACCGGCCCCTCGGTATTGAGAATGTTAGGAATCTCGCGTTCCCACTCGGCGAGGTCGGCGATCTCCCAGGTCTTTTTGTAACCGGCGGTCTTCGCCAGCTCGGCGAACTTCATTTGGCCCGAGCGCGGCGTCGGCACCGAGCCGTTGGTCTCGTAGCAGCCGTTCTCGCACAGACAGTGAACGTAATTTTTCGGCGCCTGATTGGCGATGGTCACGAGCGAGCCCAAATTCATCAGCAAGCTGCCGTCGCCGTCGAACACGACGACTTTCTTGTCGGGGCGGCCGAGCGCCAACCCCAAGGCGTGCGACGAGCCCTGCCCCATGGCGCCGACAAAAGTATAATTCAGATCGCTCGGCGCAATATGGGTGATCTCCTGCGCCGCCATGTACACGGCAACAACGATCTCATCTTTGCGCTGGCGCGCAAAGGT containing:
- a CDS encoding thiamine pyrophosphate-binding protein; the encoded protein is MMKRDEMLKTFARQRKDEIVVAVYMAAQEITHIAPSDLNYTFVGAMGQGSSHALGLALGRPDKKVVVFDGDGSLLMNLGSLVTIANQAPKNYVHCLCENGCYETNGSVPTPRSGQMKFAELAKTAGYKKTWEIADLAEWEREIPNILNTEGPVFVTLKVEAGELYPEDFRRLYDREYRDKFKAALAKS